Proteins found in one Vigna radiata var. radiata cultivar VC1973A unplaced genomic scaffold, Vradiata_ver6 scaffold_83, whole genome shotgun sequence genomic segment:
- the LOC106754102 gene encoding cytochrome b561 and DOMON domain-containing protein At3g61750 isoform X2, which produces MAKLRSWTQIWRSIVGMCILNSVLNFKIVTLADDTGSNSIVSEGDCKNTNYQIFLPPPYQNISSTICKPVWHSYELRYTKTGDTTTIILSAPYTVGWVGIGFSRDGMMAGSSAMVGWVNKHGHAKVKQFYLRGRRQSEVIVDKGELPLNNIPAAVATNGAEIYVAFQLQATTPFGKQPILLAFSTKRPLNHHLSKHEDKTAVIFDFSSGSTGPVSNWLIQIRKSHGIVGVLGWGLILPVGAIIARYFRHKDPLWFYLHSVIQFVGFAFGLATVLLGLQLYRSVHVHIPAHRGIGIFVLVLSILQILAFFLRPDKDSKFRNIWNLYHSWFGRMALFFAALNIVLGMRAAGAGNGWKISYGFLVSIVLVAVIVLEVMAYLKRSQKRSLPHTFQMDPVGEATFPTNLAKG; this is translated from the exons ATGGCAAAGCTAAGATCTTGGACTCAGATATGGCGTTCTATTGTCGGAATGTGTATTCTGAATTCTGTTTTGAACTTCAAGATCGTAACGTTAGCTGATGACACTGGCAGTAACAGTATTGTATCAGAAGGTGACTGCAAGAACACGAATTATCAGATTTTCCTTCCTCCACCGTATCAGAATATATCCTCTACCATTTGCAAACCTGTTTGGCATTCATACGAATTAAGG TACACCAAGACAGGTGATACAACAACTATCATATTATCTGCACCCTACACAGTTGGATGGGTGGGAATTGGATTTTCAAGGGATGGCATGATGGCTGGTTCCAGTGCGATGGTAGGATGGGTTAACAAACATGGTCATGCAAAAGTCAAGCAATTTTATCTAAGGGGTAGAAGGCAATCAGAAGTAATTGTAGACAAAGGTGAACTGCCTCTGAATAATATACCAGCTGCAGTGGCAACAAATGGAGCTGAAATTTACGTAGCGTTTCAGCTACAAGCGACAACTCCATTTGGGAAGCAACCGATTTTATTGGCTTTCAGTACTAAACGTCCACTGAACCATCATCTATCAAAACATGAAGACAAAACAGCGGTTATATTCGATTTTTCTTCAG GTTCTACCGGGCCGGTATCCAATTGGTTGATTCAGATAAGAAAGAGCCATGGAATAGTGGGTGTATTAGGGTGGGGCCTAATCCTGCCTGTGGGGGCAATTATTGCTAGGTACTTCAGGCACAAGGATCCCCTATGGTTTTATCTCCATTCAGTCATTCAATTCGTGGGATTTGCGTTTGGTCTTGCCACAGTCCTTCTTGGATTACAACTCTATAGAAGTGTGCATGTTCACATACCAGCTCACAGAGGCATAGGCATATTTGTTCTTGTCTTAAGTATTCTTCAG ATATTGGCATTTTTCTTGAGGCCAGACAAGGATTCCAAGTTTAGAAACATTTGGAATTTGTATCACAGTTGGTTTGGAAGAATGGCGCTTTTCTTTGCAGCCTTGAATATAGTGTTGGGGATGCGAGCTGCGGGTGCAGGGAATGGTTGGAAGATAAGCTATGGATTCCTTGTTAGCATTGTACTTGTGGCAGTTATCGTTCTCGAAGTAATGGCGTATTTGAAAAGGTCACAAAAGCGTTCTCTTCCTCACACTTTCCAAATGGACCCAGTTGGAGAAGCAACCTTTCCAACCAATCTTGCTAAAG GGTGA
- the LOC106754068 gene encoding uncharacterized protein LOC106754068 has translation MDSLLSLTPTHPPFHCTRPFTSLTLFAPPPHRKLAQTVKKVSALQPRNSGHASLQNGGLGVALLSSITANAKLRISPFVATLAANPTFVSGLLAWLIGQSVKVLLNFFFDRKWDFRLLFASGGMPSSHSALCTALTTSVAICHGVADSLFPVCLGFSLIVMYDAIGVRRHAGMQAQVLNLIVADLFQGHPMSERKLKELLGHTPSQVFAGALLGFLVACFCCQACVVGA, from the exons ATGGATTCTCTCCTCTCTCTAACACCCACACACCCACCATTCCATTGCACTCGTCCCTTCACCTCCCTCACTCTCTTCGCGCCCCCTCCACACAGAAAACTTGCTCAAACTGTAAAAAAGGTGAGTGCTTTGCAGCCCCGTAACAGCGGCCACGCTTCCTTGCAGAACGGAGGGTTGGGCGTGGCTCTGCTCAGCAGCATCACCGCCAACGCCAAGCTTCGGATTAGTCCCTTCGTCGCCACGTTGGCGGCAAACCCCACCTTTGTTTCGGGGCTGCTAGCGTGGCTCATAGGCCAGTCCGTTAAGGTGTTGCTCAATTTCTTCTTCGACAGGAAATGGGATTTCAGGCTCCTCTTTGCGTCCGGGGGAATGCCCTCTTCGCACTCTGCCCTCTGCACCGCCCTCACCACCTCCGTCGCTATCTGTCACGGCGTCGCCGATTCCCTCTTTCCGGTGTGTTTGGGGTTCAGTCTTATTGTGATGTATGATGCTATTGGCGTTAGGAGACATGCTGGCATGCAAGCTCAG GTGCTTAATTTGATAGTAGCTGACCTGTTTCAAGGGCATCCAATGAGTGAAAGGAAGCTCAAGGAACTTCTTGGTCACACTCCATCTCAAGTCTTTGCCGGTGCTCTGCTTGGCTTTTTAGTGGCTTGTTTCTGCTGTCAAGCTTGTGTCGTGGGAGCTTAG
- the LOC106754102 gene encoding cytochrome b561 and DOMON domain-containing protein At3g61750 isoform X1, giving the protein MAKLRSWTQIWRSIVGMCILNSVLNFKIVTLADDTGSNSIVSEGDCKNTNYQIFLPPPYQNISSTICKPVWHSYELRYTKTGDTTTIILSAPYTVGWVGIGFSRDGMMAGSSAMVGWVNKHGHAKVKQFYLRGRRQSEVIVDKGELPLNNIPAAVATNGAEIYVAFQLQATTPFGKQPILLAFSTKRPLNHHLSKHEDKTAVIFDFSSGSTGPVSNWLIQIRKSHGIVGVLGWGLILPVGAIIARYFRHKDPLWFYLHSVIQFVGFAFGLATVLLGLQLYRSVHVHIPAHRGIGIFVLVLSILQILAFFLRPDKDSKFRNIWNLYHSWFGRMALFFAALNIVLGMRAAGAGNGWKISYGFLVSIVLVAVIVLEVMAYLKRSQKRSLPHTFQMDPVGEATFPTNLAKAG; this is encoded by the exons ATGGCAAAGCTAAGATCTTGGACTCAGATATGGCGTTCTATTGTCGGAATGTGTATTCTGAATTCTGTTTTGAACTTCAAGATCGTAACGTTAGCTGATGACACTGGCAGTAACAGTATTGTATCAGAAGGTGACTGCAAGAACACGAATTATCAGATTTTCCTTCCTCCACCGTATCAGAATATATCCTCTACCATTTGCAAACCTGTTTGGCATTCATACGAATTAAGG TACACCAAGACAGGTGATACAACAACTATCATATTATCTGCACCCTACACAGTTGGATGGGTGGGAATTGGATTTTCAAGGGATGGCATGATGGCTGGTTCCAGTGCGATGGTAGGATGGGTTAACAAACATGGTCATGCAAAAGTCAAGCAATTTTATCTAAGGGGTAGAAGGCAATCAGAAGTAATTGTAGACAAAGGTGAACTGCCTCTGAATAATATACCAGCTGCAGTGGCAACAAATGGAGCTGAAATTTACGTAGCGTTTCAGCTACAAGCGACAACTCCATTTGGGAAGCAACCGATTTTATTGGCTTTCAGTACTAAACGTCCACTGAACCATCATCTATCAAAACATGAAGACAAAACAGCGGTTATATTCGATTTTTCTTCAG GTTCTACCGGGCCGGTATCCAATTGGTTGATTCAGATAAGAAAGAGCCATGGAATAGTGGGTGTATTAGGGTGGGGCCTAATCCTGCCTGTGGGGGCAATTATTGCTAGGTACTTCAGGCACAAGGATCCCCTATGGTTTTATCTCCATTCAGTCATTCAATTCGTGGGATTTGCGTTTGGTCTTGCCACAGTCCTTCTTGGATTACAACTCTATAGAAGTGTGCATGTTCACATACCAGCTCACAGAGGCATAGGCATATTTGTTCTTGTCTTAAGTATTCTTCAG ATATTGGCATTTTTCTTGAGGCCAGACAAGGATTCCAAGTTTAGAAACATTTGGAATTTGTATCACAGTTGGTTTGGAAGAATGGCGCTTTTCTTTGCAGCCTTGAATATAGTGTTGGGGATGCGAGCTGCGGGTGCAGGGAATGGTTGGAAGATAAGCTATGGATTCCTTGTTAGCATTGTACTTGTGGCAGTTATCGTTCTCGAAGTAATGGCGTATTTGAAAAGGTCACAAAAGCGTTCTCTTCCTCACACTTTCCAAATGGACCCAGTTGGAGAAGCAACCTTTCCAACCAATCTTGCTAAAG CAGGGTGA